In the Euphorbia lathyris chromosome 5, ddEupLath1.1, whole genome shotgun sequence genome, one interval contains:
- the LOC136229373 gene encoding RNA polymerase II transcriptional coactivator KIWI-like: MSGRGKRGKDELEDASDDNSAGQAPPKKASKVDSSADPDSIVVCEISNNRRVTVRTWQGKVWVDIREFYVKDGKQLPGKRGISLSVDQWNVLRGHVEEIDKALADS, encoded by the exons ATGTCGGGAAGAGGAAAGAGAGGGAAGGACGAACTCGAGGACGCCTCCGATGACAACTCTGCAGGGCAGGCGCCGCCTAAGAAAGCCTCAAAGGTCGACTCCTCTGCTGACCCCGACAGTATCGTCGTTTGTGAG ATATCAAATAATAGGAGAGTGACAGTCCGAACCTGGCAAGGGAAGGTCTGGGTTGATATTCGTGAATTCTATGTCAAAGACGGCAAGCAACTTCCTGGCAAAAGAG GTATATCATTAAGTGTGGATCAG TGGAATGTACTTCGAGGTCATGTAGAAGAAATTGACAAGGCTCTCGCTGATTCTTAA